The Scomber japonicus isolate fScoJap1 chromosome 9, fScoJap1.pri, whole genome shotgun sequence genome includes a region encoding these proteins:
- the rorb gene encoding nuclear receptor ROR-beta, producing the protein MRAQIEVIPCKICGDKSSGIHYGVITCEGCKGFFRRSQQNNASYSCPRQRNCLIDRTNRNRCQHCRLQKCLALGMSRDAVKFGRMSKKQRDSLYAEVQKHQARLQEQRQQQTGEAEALARVYSSSLTNGLSTLNHEIGGTYANGHVIELPKGGHGNGAGVPGGYYGMDSTQPSPDQSGLDMSGMKHIKQEPVYDLTPVPNLFSYGGYQDSQLGPNNVSMGELDRIAQNIIKSHLETCQYTTEELQQLAWQTHSYEEVKMYQSKPRDVLWQQCAIQITHAIQYVVEFAKRISGFMELCQNDQILLLKSGCLEVVLVRMCRAFNPLNNTVLFEGKYGGMQMFKALGCDDLVSAVFDFAKSLCSLQLTEEEIALFSAAVLISTDRPWLMEPRKVQKLQEKIYFALQHIMQKNHMDEDALAKLISRIPTLSALCTLHTEELQAFQQLHPETVNVLFPPLYKELFNPDPNSAMAMPK; encoded by the exons CCCAAATCGAAGTTATACCATGCAAAATCTGCGGAGACAAATCATCAGGTATCCACTATGGAGTCATAACATGCGAGGGATGTAAG GGTTTCTTCAGACGGAGTCAGCAGAACAATGCATCCTACTCCTGCCCCCGCCAGAGGAACTGCCTCATCGACAGAACAAACCGCAACCGCTGCCAACACTGCCGCCTGCAGAAATGTCTTGCCCTAGGAATGTCTAGAGATG CGGTAAAATTTGGCCGCATGTCCAAGAAGCAACGTGACAGTCTGTACGCAGAGGTCCAGAAGCACCAGGCACGACTGCAggagcagcggcagcagcagacAGGTGAAGCAGAAGCTCTGGCACGTGTTTACTCATCCAGCTTAACCAACGGACTGTCCACCCTTAACCATGAGATTGGGGGCACCTACGCCAATGGGCATGTCATTGAGCTGCCAAAGGGTGGCCATGGCAATGGAGCTGGAGTCCCAGGAGgatattatgggatggattCCACCCAGCCGTCTCCAGACCAGTCGGGTTTGGACATGTCAGGCATGAAGCACATTAAGCAGGAGCCGGTGTATGACCTGACGCCAGTACCCAACCTGTTCAGCTACGGAGGCTACCAGGACAGTCAACTGGGACCCAATAACGTCAGCATGGGAGAGCTCG ACCGTATTGCTCAGAATATCATCAAGTCCCACCTGGAGACATGTCAGTACACgacagaggagctgcagcagctagCCTGGCAGACACACTCCTATGAAGAGGTCAAGATGTACCAGAGCAAG CCCCGGGACGTGCTGTGGCAGCAGTGTGCCATTCAGATCACCCATGCAATCCAGTACGTGGTGGAGTTCGCCAAGCGCATCTCAGGGTTCATGGAACTGTGCCAGAATGACCAGATCCTCCTGCTCAAGTCAG GTTGTTTGGAGGTAGTCTTGGTAAGGATGTGCAGGGCATTCAACCCTCTCAACAACACCGTGCTCTTTGAAGGGAAATACGGAGGCATGCAGATGTTCAAAGCTCTAG GTTGTGATGACTTAGTGAGTGCAGTGTTTGACTTTGCCAAGAGTTTGTGTTCACTGCAgctgacagaggaggagatcGCTCTGTTCTCCGCAGCTGTACTCATTTCCACAG ATCGGCCATGGCTAATGGAGCCCCGGAAAGTccagaagctccaggagaagaTCTACTTTGCTCTGCAGCACATTATGCAGAAGAACCACATGGATGAAGACGCATTGGCTAAG TTGATCAGCCGTATTCCAACGTTGTCAGCCCTGTGTACGCTCCACACCGAGGAGCTCCAGGCCTTCCAGCAGCTCCACCCAGAAACAGTCAACGTCCTCTTCCCTCCACTCTACAAAGAACTCTTCAATCCCGACCCCAACTCTGCCATGGCCATGCCCAAGTGA